Proteins from a genomic interval of Arachis hypogaea cultivar Tifrunner chromosome 10, arahy.Tifrunner.gnm2.J5K5, whole genome shotgun sequence:
- the LOC112717680 gene encoding uncharacterized protein, with translation MASSQTPSETPPSQEQASSATPTPDLTTKRVYNNRGKTDPAWGHCKQIVEKTGKITMMCIYCDKPVRGGGINRFKYHLAGNGGDVEKCKKVPPAVAHQFGQSIEEFMNKKRKTQENYAESYGACDDVEREFDRMEEVEVRQQQLQHSRTRLPPPTARKGKKTTGIETFFPSSTTPGAQPTIKSVLQSKEIVEKCDIAIAKWMVDASVPFNAVNSAYYQPMIDAIANMGAGYKGPNFGRVRGYLLSKLVEDVKKMIEQYREIWKRTGCTIMADGWTDRCRRTLINFLVYCPKGTIFLKSVDASHASKTAELLFKLFKDVVNFVGPKNVVHIVTDNAANYVAAGRLLEAEFPKLYWSPCAAHCINLMLQDIGKLNEVSETVSHASKITKYIYNHCHPLYLMRKFTGGREILRPAPTRFATNFIALQSILAQKDALRAMVTSKEWTISAYSKEAKAKTFVDQVLDSKFWNQCTDVVKLTEPLVRVLCIVDSEDKAAMGFLYQAFNMAREEMVKRFRRRKKIVEPYLKILDTRWDSQLKRNLHAAGYWLNPAFRFNAAEFEKHKHHFWPTRYDFGRQSALRERSTVMPDQWWESYGTGAPNLQKLAIRVLSQTCSSSGCERNWGIFEHIHTKKRNRLEHQKLNDLVFVHYNLRLQQRNLMRKQSYDPICLDTFDDHSDWILEDSPPFLTPEEVDALRNDLANMSIQPTLDDLDQLNLEDDQDNDGPSNNAMEDMDTNQNEGNVDQAPNLPYEDVDANFELTPWT, from the exons ATGGCTTCATCTCAAACACCATCAGAAACGCCACCATCTCAAGAACAAGCATCATCAGCAACTCCTACCCCTGATCTTACCACTAAAAGAGTTTATAACAATAGAGGAAAGACTGATCCAGCTTGGGGTCATTGTAAACAAATTGTGGAAAAAACAGGAAAAATTACTATGATGTGCATATATTGTGACAAACCTGTTAGGGGAGGTGGGATTAATCGATTTAAGTATCACttggctggaaatggaggagatgtTGAGAAGTGCAAAAAGGTTCCACCTGCTGTTGCTCATCAATTTGGGCAAAGTATTGAAGAATTTATgaataagaaaaggaaaactcaagaaaattATGCAGAAAGTTATGGAGCATGTGATGATGTTGAAAGAGAATTTGATAGAATGGAAGAGGTTGAAGTACGACAGCAACAACTCCAACATTCAAGGACAAGGTTGCCACCACCTACAGCTAGGAAAGGGAAAAAGACTACTGGAATAGAGACTTTTTTCCCATCTTCAACAACACCTGGAGCCCAACCAACGATAAAAAGTGTATTGCAAAGTAAAGAAATTGTGGAAAAATGTGACATTGCCATTGCAAAGTGGATGGTTGATGCTTCTGTGCCATTTAATGCAGTTAATTCAGCATATTACCAACCAATGATTGATGCTATTGCAAACATGGGTGCAGGATATAAAGGTCCAAACTTTGGTAGAGTTCGTGGGTATTTGTTGAGTAAGTTGGTGGAGGATGTGAAAAAGATGATTGAACAGTATCGTGAAATTTGGAAGCGAACTGGATGTACTATCATGGCTGATGGATGGACTGATCGTTGTAGGCGCACTTTAATTAACTTCTTGGTTTATTGTCCTAAAGGAACTATCTTCCTAAAGTCTGTTGATGCTTCTCATGCCTCCAAGACTGCTGAATTATTGTTTAAGCTTTTTAAGGATGTTGTCAACTTTGTCGGTCCTAAAAATGTTGTTCATATAGTGACAGATAATGCTGCAAATTATGTTGCCGCTGGAAGGTTGTTGGAAGCTGAATTCCCTAAGTTGTATTGGTCTCCTTGTGCTGCGCATTGTATTAATTTGATGTTGCAAGATATTGGAAAGTTAAATGAAGTCAGTGAGACAGTTTCACATGCTTCAAAGAttactaaatacatatataatcatTGTCATCCACTGTATCTTATGAGGAAGTTTACCGGTGGACGAGAAATACTTCGTCCAGCTCCAACTCGCTTTGCTACCAACTTCATAGCTTTGCAGAGTATTCTGGCTCAAAAAGATGCATTAAGAGCTATGGTAACTTCTAAAGAATGGACAATCTCAGCCTACTCCAAAGAAGCTAAAGCTAAAACATTTGTGGATCAAGTTTTAGACTCTAAGTTTTGGAATCAATGTACAGATGTTGTCAAGCTTACTGAGCCACTTGTTCGTGTGCTTTGTATTGTGGATAGTGAAGATAAAGCTGCAATGGGTTTTCTTTATCAAGCTTTTAATATGGCTAGAGAAGAGATGGTGAAGAGGTTTCGACGAAGAAAGAAGATTGTGGAGCCTTACTTGAAGATTTTGGATACTCGTTGGGATTCACAACTTAAAAGAAATCTTCATGCTGCTGGCTATTGGTTAAACCCTGCTTTTCGATTCAATGCTGCTGAATTTGAAAAACATAAGCACCACTTCTGGCCTACTAGAT ATGATTTTGGAAGACAATCTGCACTGCGTGAACGAAGCACAGTGATGCcag ACCAATGGTGGGAATCTTATGGAACTGGAGCACCAAATTTACAAAAGTTAGCCATTCGTGTTTTAAGTCAAACTTGTAGTTCTTCTGGTTGTGAGCGAAATTGGGGTATTTTTGAACACATCCACACAAAGAAGAGGAATCGGTTAGAACACCAAAAGCTTAATGATCTTGTTTTCGTTCATTATAACTTGAGGCTACAACAAAG GAATCTAATGAGAAAGCAAAGCTATGATCCAATTTGTCTTGATACATTTGATGACCATTCGGATTGGATATTGGAAGATTCACCGCCGTTTTTAACTCCTGAAGAGGTTGATGCTCTACGAAATGATTTGGCAAATATGTCCATTCAACCAACTTTGGATGATCTTG ATCAATTAAATTTGGAAGATGACCAAGATAATGATGGACCAAGTAACAATGCTATGGAAGATATGGATACAAATCAAAATGAGGGAAATGTTGATCAAGCTCCTAATTTGCCCTATGAAGATGTTGATGCCAACTTTGAGCTCACCCCTTGGACTTGA